A region of Shewanella psychromarinicola DNA encodes the following proteins:
- the rnhA gene encoding ribonuclease HI, whose protein sequence is MAELKQLNIFTDGSCLGNPGPGGYGVVMKYKHQHHEIADGFSLTTNNRMELLAPIIALEALYEPCNIILTSDSQYMRQGIMTWIHSWKKKGWITSTKQPVKNVDLWKRLDAASQLHKIDWHWVKGHAGHIENERCDVLARKAAEAKPQQADTGYKPE, encoded by the coding sequence ATGGCCGAACTCAAACAGCTGAATATCTTTACTGATGGCTCTTGCTTAGGAAATCCCGGACCTGGCGGTTATGGCGTGGTAATGAAATATAAACATCAACACCATGAAATAGCCGATGGGTTCTCATTAACGACCAATAACCGCATGGAGCTTTTAGCCCCGATTATTGCCTTAGAAGCTTTATATGAACCATGTAATATTATTTTAACCAGTGATAGCCAGTACATGCGTCAAGGCATTATGACTTGGATCCATAGTTGGAAGAAAAAGGGTTGGATAACCTCAACCAAACAACCGGTCAAAAATGTCGATTTATGGAAGCGTTTAGATGCGGCCAGTCAATTACACAAAATTGACTGGCACTGGGTAAAAGGCCATGCAGGCCATATTGAAAACGAGCGTTGTGACGTATTGGCTCGAAAAGCCGCCGAAGCTAAGCCTCAACAAGCCGATACGGGTTATAAGCCAGAGTAA
- the dnaQ gene encoding DNA polymerase III subunit epsilon — MNIISSASRQVILDTETTGMNQAGGPIHIGHRIIEIGCVEVINRRLTGRTYHQYINPGQAIDEEAIQVHGISNDRVANEPRFHQIAKDFIDFIDGAEIVAHNASFDVSFMDHEFSKLNPIGPKTKDICSILDSLAIAKRLHPGQKNNLDALCRRYGIDNGRRTYHGALLDAEILADVYLIMTGGQIKFNLSNEKAGYEAGGIKKIDPVAFNLKVVGASADEILLHEQRLDLIAKSGKCLWRG, encoded by the coding sequence ATGAACATAATTTCCAGTGCTAGTCGTCAAGTCATTCTCGATACCGAAACAACCGGTATGAACCAAGCTGGTGGGCCAATACATATTGGTCACCGAATTATCGAAATTGGTTGTGTTGAAGTGATTAATCGTCGCTTAACGGGTCGAACGTATCACCAATATATTAATCCTGGTCAAGCGATTGATGAGGAAGCTATTCAAGTTCACGGTATTAGCAATGATCGTGTTGCTAACGAACCGCGGTTTCACCAAATAGCGAAAGATTTCATCGATTTTATCGATGGCGCTGAAATTGTGGCTCATAACGCCAGCTTCGACGTGAGCTTTATGGATCATGAGTTTTCGAAACTCAATCCTATCGGGCCGAAAACCAAAGATATTTGCAGTATTTTAGACAGTTTGGCGATTGCGAAACGTTTACATCCAGGCCAAAAAAACAATCTAGATGCACTGTGTCGACGTTATGGTATCGATAACGGTCGCCGTACGTACCACGGCGCGTTACTCGATGCAGAAATTCTTGCTGATGTTTACTTAATCATGACGGGTGGACAAATTAAGTTTAATTTGTCTAATGAAAAAGCAGGCTATGAAGCTGGCGGAATAAAAAAAATCGATCCAGTTGCGTTTAATCTTAAAGTCGTCGGTGCGTCTGCCGATGAAATACTATTACATGAACAACGACTTGATCTCATTGCGAAGTCAGGTAAATGTCTCTGGAGAGGGTAA
- a CDS encoding TIGR03503 family protein: MAWQPYAQASMVIASQAAELKNRFRIDHMVDNLTLVIQRTYGSAPVVVILPDGSKWYSNRHPQTVKWVDGLAADMIYIEKPMPGPWQLLGNVVQGSTIKKISKLDIEVQPLPQPLYQGERLKVTARLLGDKLTMRMPGLDYMVEWTARFTSERLASDNNFATGTIIVGAYQDNGEKLDEVPDDGIFTGNPNLQQPTGHYVLNVTARNDVFEREYVMPFELSPQPINVKMEPNSDPLKDIWQIQLSVDESVVLLAQTHFEFELVGPAGLKLPITLQTVTSPDQILYLPKVTKFGSYRVKGYVVSTTVDGREIVLNLPEMFFNLIEPAAPAPTAQALAEKAAIQTAIEEQVAKDNAMFWIITINGVLFLVGVVGLVVWRKKQTLAKAMAAAEQRLNKNRVDEDKPKDSILQSVDLDDIDLSIPDDKT, from the coding sequence ATGGCTTGGCAACCTTATGCCCAAGCTTCAATGGTCATAGCATCCCAAGCTGCAGAACTTAAAAATCGTTTTCGAATCGATCATATGGTTGATAATCTAACCTTGGTGATTCAACGCACCTATGGTTCTGCTCCTGTGGTGGTGATTTTACCTGATGGCAGTAAATGGTATTCAAATCGTCATCCCCAGACCGTAAAATGGGTGGATGGTCTTGCTGCCGATATGATTTATATCGAAAAGCCGATGCCAGGGCCTTGGCAGTTACTCGGTAATGTGGTCCAAGGCTCGACCATCAAAAAAATCTCTAAGTTGGACATTGAGGTACAACCCTTGCCACAACCCCTATATCAAGGGGAAAGGCTGAAAGTGACCGCTAGACTCTTGGGTGATAAGTTAACCATGAGAATGCCGGGTTTAGATTACATGGTTGAGTGGACGGCTCGTTTTACCAGTGAGCGCCTTGCTAGCGATAATAATTTTGCAACAGGAACCATTATTGTTGGCGCGTATCAAGACAATGGTGAAAAGTTAGATGAAGTGCCAGACGATGGTATATTTACCGGTAACCCTAATTTACAACAACCCACCGGCCATTATGTGCTCAATGTCACTGCACGAAATGATGTGTTTGAACGCGAATATGTGATGCCTTTTGAGCTTTCGCCACAACCGATAAACGTTAAAATGGAGCCCAATAGCGACCCATTAAAAGACATATGGCAAATACAATTATCGGTTGATGAATCTGTTGTTTTGTTAGCACAAACTCATTTTGAGTTTGAATTAGTGGGGCCTGCCGGGTTAAAACTGCCGATCACATTGCAAACCGTGACCAGTCCAGATCAAATTTTATATCTACCTAAAGTGACCAAGTTTGGTAGTTATCGGGTTAAAGGTTATGTGGTGTCGACAACAGTCGATGGCCGTGAAATCGTCCTTAATTTACCAGAAATGTTTTTCAATTTAATCGAACCGGCTGCGCCTGCGCCAACAGCCCAAGCGCTGGCTGAAAAAGCGGCCATTCAGACTGCCATTGAAGAACAAGTGGCCAAGGATAATGCCATGTTTTGGATTATTACCATTAACGGGGTACTCTTTTTAGTCGGCGTTGTTGGTTTGGTGGTGTGGCGTAAAAAGCAGACATTGGCAAAGGCGATGGCAGCGGCAGAACAAAGGTTAAACAAAAATCGAGTCGATGAAGATAAGCCCAAAGACAGTATTCTTCAAAGCGTCGACTTAGATGATATTGATTTGAGTATCCCAGACGATAAAACCTAA